Genomic window (Rubeoparvulum massiliense):
TTCTTTTTCGTGAACGTTGAAATGCACATTCCCATGGCCGCAAATGTGCAGCCAATTAGAAAATGTGTCAATAACACGATGCCAATATAAAGTTCCGGTAAAGAAAAATATAATTCTGAAAATGGACCAGTAGCTTGATAAACTGGCGCAGCAAGGACTTCATTTCGGAATAGGATCGTAATAACGATATAGTATAGGAACTCGGGGATGAAAATGGCCAATCCTCCCACAAGACCGTTGACGATAAATTTTGTTCGAACATACTGATGCAAGGATGTTCGAGCTACAATATAATATTGATATTTCGTCTGCCGCTCTTCCCAATACGATGCGGAATAAGGTAACATCACAAGCAATGGAAATAAAATACCGATAAAACTGAAGCTTTTCAGCCATATTTGATACTTGTTATATCCATTAGACTGAATGAATTCCATCGCTTCAGTATTTCCTTCTAGATCTGGTGCCTTTAAATCAGCGAATGTCATCGTATCAAAAATCGCACTATAGTCTGACAGAAGAAATAGAAAGATTGCGATAAGAACAACCAATAACATTCTTCCGTTAATCAAGCCGCGCTTTAAGTCTGTAAGGAACATTTTTACTTCACTTCCCAAACAATCATTGTTTTGCACTCCCACCTTTAAATGATGTCAGATATACCATTTATTTCAATAGTGATATGGTATCATTTACAGTAAAAACTACTAGATCCTTCTACCATTTTGAGTATGTAGGGTTTAAGTATCCAGGATGATTGAGAAAAGTGAAGGGAGTGTTGCTAACTACTTCAGAAAGTAGTTTTGCGACACCCCCTTTTAAGATCGCACCTTCCCCAATGCCACCAATTCTTTCTTGCCATGCGGTGTCCGCACCCAAGTATGATTACGAAAGGTGAGCAAAGCATAGAAGACAAGCACGAATTGGATAAAGAGGTACGGAATATGCAGGAGCAGCCCAGGTAGGGCAACAAACCCTCGGTCCAGCATGGCCCAGATTGCCACAATTCCCATGGATCCAAGGAGACCCCAAATTGAGTAACCATAATAAAAAATTGGAATGATACTCAACACCGTAGCAAATGGAATGGCAAGATACATGGAGAACTCAAAATCCTTGCGAATCAAGCGATGGAAATAGCGGAAAAAGACCTGCCATTGACCCCTCGCCCAGCGCAAACGTTGCCGGATGCCAGTGCGAATCCCCTGCGGCTTTTCGTCATAGCAAATAAGTTTTGGATTATAGGAGATGCGAATTCCTTCAACACGAAGCATTGCTGAATACTCTAAGTCATCGGATACAGAGGAGACAGCAAATGGCACCCGTTCCAAGATAGACAGACGAATCCCCCAGCCTGTCCCTCCAAGGACAGAGGAGCGGTTCCAGCGTTCTCGTCCCCAATAGAAAGACCGGAGCATAAAGTGATAATTCGTTGCATACCATCTTGTCTGTAGATTATCGGTACAGTTTAGTGTTGCAATATAGCCCTGTACCACTTCATTCTGGCCCAATGAGTAGACCAACTGGGCAAAATAATTGGATTCGATCCTATTATCTGCATCCAATACAGTCACAAGAATCTCCGGGTTAGCCCCGTACTCTGCTAGTAACTCGGTAAAGATCTCCTTCAACAGATGCTGTTTACCAGGAAGTCCTGTCACCCGTTCATACACTTCAACCTGTTGCCTTCTAGCCATCTCTACTGTACCATCGGTGCAACGATCGGCGCCAATGATCAACCGGACTGCAATCTCTGGTGTTGTAGCCATGGCTTTTTTTACACTCTCAATCATCCGTTCAATGACTTTCTCCTCATTATGAGCAGGAACAACCACGACCACTTCCTTAATATGAGTCTTATTTCTTTGCTCTCGACATTTCATGGGCAACAAGGAAAATACGAATACAATGATCGTCCACACGTAGAATATGAATAAGAGTATATTTACGACTAACATGTTTCTCCTCCAAATTGGACATGGGTTTAGTGATTTGGTTTATCCATATTTTTTCCACCAGACCATATTACACCATTCAAATAAGTTCAGTCTGTAGGCATCACTACTCATTACGATACGAATATAAAAGAAAAATGATCTATTGATGCAATATAGGAAGCGTTCATTGCGGATTCGTTCTGAACACGCCTTTACAAAAAAAGATGGTGGAGACAGGATTTCAAAATCCGTCTCCACCATCTTTTTTTCTTTCACGCTTTTCCTAAACGCAGCATGACTAATCACCTTTTAATTATGAACGTGTTGGGCAGTGGAACCAATCCTAGTTGTGCTAATTTATTCAGGTAATAGCATTCTTTCCTTGCCATATGGTCAGGCGTTAAGGAACTGATGATATCCAGCACCTCTGCTCTTAATTCCATCTCCTCTAACTCAAGGAGGAACTTATAGAAAAGAGTCATCTCGAAATTAATTTCTTCATGAAAATGGCGAAAAGCAGGAAAATCTTGTAGACCCGTTCGCATATACCCTGCCATCTCTGCCATATCAGATAACCATAGCTGTCATTGAAGGTGAAGTAAATCCATCATGAAGCTGGGGATTTCTCTGCTCGACCAGTTCGGATCAACCAGCGATGGGTGAAATATTCCACCACTGTTAATAATCCTGCGGTAAGAATCGCTCCAAATACCGAAACTACCGCATCCATAAACAGATTGGAAATTAAATAAACCAATAGGGCGGTGGCGATAAAATCAAGGACAGTACTTATCCAAAGCGTACCTTTTCGTAAAACTAAGTATTCTAGAAAAAAGCCTGCTATCGCTAAGAGCAGTCCTACAACCAATGGTTGATACAGCCCAGCATAATATACATTGGGAAAAAGCCAGCCAGCAACTGCCACACCGATGGGGCAGATTAAGATCTTCATCATCAAACTAGACATGGCACACCTCCATGAATTCTCTTCCTATCTATTCTCTGCTGCACTTGACATAATTATGTACAGAGATAGATAAGCATTGAGATGTGTATGACCCCGCTGAGACCATATGCTAAGCTTCTGTAGCGACCAGTGCTTTTTTCTCCGGTTGAAAAACAGCAAGCACCACGCCGGTAATCACCATCACCATACCGATGTATTGCTGCCAAAGCACCGGTGAACCATAGAGGAGAACTGCGATCCAGGTGGCATTGATCGGAACCAAATTGATCAATAAGCTAGCCTTGCTTGCCCCCACCTCATGAACCCCCTTATTCCAGAGAAAGAACGCGATCACAGTAGCAAAGAGCGCCATGTAGAACATC
Coding sequences:
- a CDS encoding glycosyltransferase family 2 protein gives rise to the protein MLVVNILLFIFYVWTIIVFVFSLLPMKCREQRNKTHIKEVVVVVPAHNEEKVIERMIESVKKAMATTPEIAVRLIIGADRCTDGTVEMARRQQVEVYERVTGLPGKQHLLKEIFTELLAEYGANPEILVTVLDADNRIESNYFAQLVYSLGQNEVVQGYIATLNCTDNLQTRWYATNYHFMLRSFYWGRERWNRSSVLGGTGWGIRLSILERVPFAVSSVSDDLEYSAMLRVEGIRISYNPKLICYDEKPQGIRTGIRQRLRWARGQWQVFFRYFHRLIRKDFEFSMYLAIPFATVLSIIPIFYYGYSIWGLLGSMGIVAIWAMLDRGFVALPGLLLHIPYLFIQFVLVFYALLTFRNHTWVRTPHGKKELVALGKVRS
- a CDS encoding DUF2512 family protein; its protein translation is MSSLMMKILICPIGVAVAGWLFPNVYYAGLYQPLVVGLLLAIAGFFLEYLVLRKGTLWISTVLDFIATALLVYLISNLFMDAVVSVFGAILTAGLLTVVEYFTHRWLIRTGRAEKSPAS